The Synechococcus sp. MU1617 genome window below encodes:
- a CDS encoding ParA family protein, which yields MFLTVFGQKGGVAKTCTSIHLACVWAQQGLSVCVVDADRNRSATAYAARGMLPFEVVPVEAAAKATRHAQVIITDGQASSHEDELKNLSAGADLVLLPTTPQARSVELTVELSSILRQMDTMHAALLVKVDSRKQRVAQEARQILEGFDVDVMQAEIPLLAAFEKAEVEGVCVSNAVDDRGRADLRRMGGWAAYRQAAVQIRDRLTAAMPDAISA from the coding sequence ATGTTTTTGACTGTCTTTGGCCAGAAGGGTGGTGTGGCAAAAACCTGCACCAGCATTCATTTGGCTTGTGTCTGGGCCCAGCAGGGTCTGTCGGTGTGTGTTGTTGATGCGGACCGCAATCGGTCAGCAACCGCTTATGCCGCCCGGGGGATGCTTCCGTTTGAGGTGGTGCCGGTGGAGGCTGCAGCGAAAGCCACCCGCCACGCCCAGGTGATCATCACCGACGGGCAGGCCAGCAGCCACGAGGATGAACTCAAAAATCTTTCGGCGGGAGCAGATCTTGTTTTGCTGCCAACCACGCCGCAGGCGAGATCAGTGGAGCTCACCGTTGAACTCTCTTCAATCCTCAGACAGATGGACACCATGCATGCCGCGTTGTTGGTGAAGGTGGACAGCCGAAAACAACGGGTTGCGCAGGAAGCACGCCAGATTTTGGAGGGTTTTGATGTGGATGTGATGCAGGCGGAAATCCCCTTGTTAGCGGCGTTTGAAAAAGCTGAGGTGGAGGGTGTATGCGTATCGAATGCTGTGGATGATCGTGGTCGTGCCGATCTACGGCGCATGGGGGGCTGGGCGGCCTATCGCCAGGCAGCTGTTCAGATCCGTGATCGCTTGACGGCAGCAATGCCTGACGCGATTAGTGCTTGA
- a CDS encoding DUF4278 domain-containing protein: MTLTYRGQKYNQNNAAASNAQRPVLVYRGQKVSR; encoded by the coding sequence ATGACCCTGACCTATCGCGGCCAGAAGTACAACCAGAACAACGCTGCCGCATCCAACGCCCAGCGTCCTGTTCTTGTTTATCGCGGTCAGAAAGTATCCCGCTGA
- a CDS encoding FAD-dependent oxidoreductase has product MPEQPKAMNAEASHVVVIGAGWAGWGAAKALCEAGVCVTLIDGMSDPTGRTAMRTATGKPFEAGTRGFWRDYPNINALTDELGLTDVFTEFTTSAFWSPAGLEATAPVFGDGLQLPSPLGQAMATIKNFKRLPVADRLSIAGLLVAMLDLNRNEATFRRYDAIDALTLFRQLGISERMIDEFLRPILLVGLFKPPEELSAAVTMELLYYYALAHQDSFDVRWMRSGSIAEQLIAPLAERLLDSGLLTVLAGTLATRLNLDHSSEATQSVEVRSQATGRSSVIDDVDAVVLAVGAKGMNALMAQSPGCRDVLPELVAAGSLGAIDVVSVRLWMDRYVAVADPANVFSRFGALQGAGATFFMLDQLQNADQDALWGGGEPQGSVVASDFYNATAIAALSDQEIVETLLDELLPEAVPGFRFAQVLEFEVRRYPGSVSLFSPGSFNQRPPLKTALPSVVCAGDWVRMGEREHGAKGLCQERAYVCGLEAANALLRSGLVRGANASPRHEHPVRPIRPEEPQVLLGRALNKLVMDPLEALGLRWPWLA; this is encoded by the coding sequence ATGCCTGAGCAACCCAAGGCCATGAACGCTGAGGCCTCCCATGTGGTGGTGATCGGCGCTGGCTGGGCCGGCTGGGGTGCCGCCAAAGCTCTCTGTGAAGCAGGCGTTTGCGTCACCCTGATCGATGGGATGTCGGATCCCACGGGGAGGACGGCGATGCGCACCGCCACTGGCAAACCCTTTGAAGCCGGCACCCGGGGCTTTTGGAGGGATTACCCCAACATCAATGCGCTGACAGATGAGCTTGGGCTCACTGATGTGTTCACTGAATTCACCACCAGCGCCTTCTGGTCCCCCGCCGGTCTGGAGGCCACTGCGCCGGTGTTCGGTGATGGGCTGCAGCTCCCCAGCCCCCTGGGGCAGGCCATGGCGACGATCAAGAACTTCAAGCGCCTGCCTGTTGCCGATCGCTTGAGCATTGCCGGCCTACTGGTGGCGATGCTTGATCTGAATCGAAACGAGGCGACATTCCGGCGTTACGACGCCATCGATGCGTTGACCCTGTTCCGCCAACTGGGAATCAGTGAGCGGATGATCGACGAGTTTTTGCGTCCGATTCTCCTGGTGGGGCTGTTCAAGCCACCGGAGGAATTATCGGCAGCCGTCACCATGGAGCTGCTCTACTACTACGCCCTGGCGCATCAAGACTCCTTTGATGTGCGGTGGATGCGTTCCGGCAGCATCGCCGAGCAGTTGATCGCTCCCCTGGCTGAACGCTTGCTGGACTCTGGCCTGCTCACTGTCTTGGCAGGAACGTTGGCTACGCGCCTCAATCTTGATCACTCCAGTGAAGCGACCCAGTCGGTGGAGGTCCGCTCCCAAGCAACTGGACGCTCCAGCGTTATCGATGACGTTGATGCGGTTGTGCTGGCGGTAGGTGCCAAGGGCATGAATGCCCTGATGGCACAGTCGCCGGGCTGCAGGGATGTGCTGCCGGAGCTGGTGGCCGCTGGCAGCTTGGGCGCGATCGATGTGGTGTCGGTGCGGTTGTGGATGGATCGCTACGTAGCGGTCGCCGACCCCGCCAATGTCTTCTCGCGCTTTGGCGCCTTGCAGGGTGCTGGCGCCACTTTTTTCATGCTGGACCAGCTGCAGAACGCGGATCAAGATGCACTCTGGGGTGGTGGTGAGCCCCAGGGCTCAGTGGTGGCCAGCGACTTCTACAACGCCACGGCGATCGCAGCGCTGAGTGATCAAGAGATCGTCGAAACCCTGCTGGATGAGCTGTTGCCCGAGGCGGTGCCGGGCTTTCGGTTCGCCCAGGTGCTGGAGTTTGAAGTGCGGCGTTACCCGGGCTCTGTGTCGTTGTTCTCCCCCGGGAGTTTCAACCAACGGCCGCCGCTGAAAACAGCACTTCCGTCGGTGGTCTGCGCTGGCGATTGGGTGCGGATGGGCGAACGCGAGCATGGTGCCAAGGGGCTGTGCCAGGAACGGGCCTACGTCTGCGGTCTTGAGGCGGCCAATGCCCTGCTGCGCAGTGGGCTGGTGAGGGGGGCGAATGCATCGCCCCGTCATGAGCATCCGGTGCGTCCGATCCGTCCCGAAGAGCCCCAGGTGCTTTTGGGCCGGGCCCTCAACAAGCTCGTGATGGATCCCTTGGAGGCTTTGGGACTCCGTTGGCCTTGGTTGGCCTGA